The genomic stretch ACATCGCGCCTGACAGCCCTGCGTCATCAGCGCCAGTTGCTGACCGCGCGCTGGGACGGCGATCTGCCGCTCGAGGTCCAGCGTTTGCGTGCCGATGAGCTGGCGTTTCTCGATCAATTGGCACAGTACGGGCGTTCACTGCCGGAAGACATGCGGCACCAACTGGTTGTCCTTCAGCAACAATTCGAAGCGCTGGCCTACAGGGCCGAACAGTTGACCGAAGACATGAGCGCCACCTTGCGTTCGCTGGCATGGGCGCTGCGTTGGGAGCAGGCGCGGCTGTTGCAACAACTGGAGCAGATCCTCGAACTGAGCGAAGCGATACAGGAAGGACGGGAGGCCAGTTGCATGTTTCGCGGCCAGTCCAGTCCGCTGCACCTGGATTTCACCCTGGCAGCCATGAACGCCATCCGGGCCTTCAGCGCATTACTGGTGGCGGGGCTGATCTGGATCGAAACGGCGTGGGACGGTGCACGTGGTGGAATGATTCTGGTGGGAATTCTGTGTTCACTGATGGCAACGTTCCCGCGCCCCTTGATCGCCGCACAGAGCTACGCCCGGGGATTGGGCCTGGCACTGGTGGTTTCGGCGCTGTATCAGTTCATGCTGGTGCCGGCGGTCAACGACTTCGAATGGCTGGCGCTGTTGCTGGCACCTCTGCTCTATGTGATTGCGGTCGGACTGGCCAGCCCGGCCACGGCGGGCATCGGCATGGGGCTGGGATTGTCGAGTTTCCTGATGCTCGGTCCACAGAACGTCGGCACCGGGCAGAACACCGCCATCCAATGGTTCGAGTTTGCCGGTGCCTACGTCAGTGCGGCGATGCTGGCCCTGATCGTCTATGCCTGGATCTTTCCGTTCCGTCCGGTGTTGCGAATCCGCCGGTTCTACAACGAAGCGCGGGAGCAGGTGTATCAACTGACGAAAGTGCCCGCTACAGACGAACAGCAATTCACGTTCGAAAGCCGCATGGTCGATCGCCTGACAACCATGCTGGGGCTGTTGCCGGCAGCCAATGATCCGGACATGCAACGACGATATGAAATCAGTCTTGCCTGTGTGGCACTCGGCGTGGCCATCCACCAGCTCAGGCAACAGGTGCAGGGCAACGCCTTGCTCACGGACGCTTTCGGCCAGCAACTGATGGCCGCCTTGCGCCAGACCGGCCGCTTTGTCGCTGGCCGTCCGGATGTGCACCTGCCAGCCTTGCTGACGACGCTGCACGCGCTCGGTGATCAGTTGGATGACCTGCATGCCGCGACGCATGAACACCTGTGGTCCGTGTTTCGTATGCGCGTTGCTTTGTTGATCGTCGTCTCGTTTCTTGAGCGTCACGGTGAGTATCTGCAACACAACGTCCCTGAAGGAGTACCGGCCCTTGCCCATTGATTTCGAGGTCGGTGGCGTCTACCTGCCACCCATTGCTCAGGCCCTGATTCTGGCCATCCCGGTCTTTCTATTGCTGGACTGGGTATTGCGCCGCCTCGGCGTGCTGCGTCTGGTCTGGCATGAAGCGCTGTTCGAAGGGGCGTTGTACGCCTGTGTTTGCGCCACATTGATTTTGTTGATGGGAGCCTGATGCCTTGAAGACGTTGCTCACTCGATTGACGACATTGGCAGTGGTGTTGCTGGCAATCGTGCTCGGCTGGTTCGCCTGGGAGCATTACACCCGAGCCCCATGGACACGGGATGCGCGGGTGAGGGCGGATGTCGTGACCCTGTCGGCGGATGTCTCGGGGCGTATCGTCAGTCTGGCGGTGCAGGACAACCAGCATGTCGACAAGGGCCAATTGCTGCTGGAGATCGATCCGGCTCGCTACAGCCTGGCG from Pseudomonas allokribbensis encodes the following:
- a CDS encoding FUSC family protein; this translates as MQALFNYFKAVIHPGQAVLLFGLRTIAAGLLTLYLAFLFDLDQPKWSIMAVVIISQPLAGMALARSFGQVIGTTLGAAVAVLIMAIFPQAPLPFITTLALWLALCTAGGTLLRYTSSQAFVLSGYTAVVVALLAIPDQDGTFLLAVTRVTETLLAVACVCVVSLLTARPEAVSRNYFAKVDQVIKLVATHAAAVIRTEESEAEFQRRQMQLLGEISALEGLRRHLYFDAPRLRSANNLVLMLGNQLMLLTSRLTALRHQRQLLTARWDGDLPLEVQRLRADELAFLDQLAQYGRSLPEDMRHQLVVLQQQFEALAYRAEQLTEDMSATLRSLAWALRWEQARLLQQLEQILELSEAIQEGREASCMFRGQSSPLHLDFTLAAMNAIRAFSALLVAGLIWIETAWDGARGGMILVGILCSLMATFPRPLIAAQSYARGLGLALVVSALYQFMLVPAVNDFEWLALLLAPLLYVIAVGLASPATAGIGMGLGLSSFLMLGPQNVGTGQNTAIQWFEFAGAYVSAAMLALIVYAWIFPFRPVLRIRRFYNEAREQVYQLTKVPATDEQQFTFESRMVDRLTTMLGLLPAANDPDMQRRYEISLACVALGVAIHQLRQQVQGNALLTDAFGQQLMAALRQTGRFVAGRPDVHLPALLTTLHALGDQLDDLHAATHEHLWSVFRMRVALLIVVSFLERHGEYLQHNVPEGVPALAH
- a CDS encoding DUF1656 domain-containing protein → MPIDFEVGGVYLPPIAQALILAIPVFLLLDWVLRRLGVLRLVWHEALFEGALYACVCATLILLMGA